The following proteins come from a genomic window of Aspergillus luchuensis IFO 4308 DNA, chromosome 3, nearly complete sequence:
- a CDS encoding uncharacterized protein (COG:S;~EggNog:ENOG410PSR3;~InterPro:IPR036047,IPR032675;~go_function: GO:0005515 - protein binding [Evidence IEA]), translated as MQVYSNLTCSYPIPTIMPVLSILPADVLLHVISFLDHSGDVYSLSLLSPSLFTLIHGNDLVNKTKYRCIRITCTPDLKHAYSILLDILRDRNLASYVRHIEMDIPVRSPLNYKPREYDRPVDPGDMQRLRVAATRAGFIGPEQERLLNMAMQEIDYAKDWQYLTYYNTQEDAYHGKSPFIAQALAVLLIASSPNLTSLAISPPFWEYTSPRFDDPSDNHHSAAKIEKYPLAKFLQRASLGHFIKNGETKISYLANLKYFQILTTEASSFHIARSRACAPQDLCLCIELVRTLPSIESLRMQAIQGFGTATSAALEGLLLPSSTNISRLDLRGCDFKSDLLCKVIHAMKCLKELKYSVVHGGCYAGFAEFFDRYSLIKAVLRHRATLEVLDLEFDDHLSQFVAAGGSEVREDAEDESVLKEFESLRSLSLGVSCLWYLATRMGELGDIVLVDHLPLQLKYLRIRGYEKGHTKALDNMLVGMESARDKHPALWTVQGINEYIPVGK; from the exons ATGCAAGTGTATTCCAACCTCACCTGTTCCTATCCAATCCCCACAATCATGCCagtcctctccatcctccccgcTGACGTGCTCTTGCATGTCATCTCCTTTCTCGATCACAGCGGAGATGTCTactccctttctctcctcaGTCCCTCACTGTTCACTCTCATTCACGGCAATGACCTTGTAAACAAAACCAAATACCGCTGTATCCGCATCACCTGCACACCAGACCTGAAACATGCATATagcatcctcctcgacattCTGCGTGACCGTAACCTCGCCAGTTATGTTCGCCACATCGAAATGGATATTCCTGTTCGCTCTCCGCTGAACTACAAACCACGGGAGTACGATCGCCCTGTCGACCCAGGCGACATGCAGCGTCTCCGTGTTGCCGCCACCCGGGCTGGCTTCATCGGCCCTGAACAGGAGAGACTACTCAACATGGCCATGCAGGAAATAGACTATGCTAAGGACTGGCAGTATCTCACTTACTACAA CACCCAAGAGGACGCCTATCACGGCAAATCCCCCTTCATTGCTCAGGCCCTGGCAGTCCTCCTCATCGCATCGTCCCCAAACCTAACTTCTCTCGCCATATCTCCTCCCTTCTGGGAATACACATCCCCCCGATTTGATGACCCTTCCGACAACCATCATTCCGCCGCCAAGATTGAAAAGTACCCACTAGCCAAGTTCCTTCAACGCGCCAGTTTGGGTCATTTCATCAAAAATGGAGAAACGAAAATCTCTTACTTAGCCAATCTCAAGTATTTCCAGATTCTAACTACAGAAGCCTCCAGTTTTCATATTGCGCGATCCCGCGCCTGTGCGCCCCAGGACCTCTGTCTCTGCATTGAGCTAGTGCGTACCCTTCCCAGCATCGAATCATTACGGATGCAGGCCATTCAGGGCTTTGGGACTGCGACTAGTGCTGCGCTGGAAGGTTTGCTTCTGCCCTCTTCGACGAATATCTCGCGTTTGGATCTGAGGGGGTGCGATTTCAAGTCGGATTTGTTGTGCAAGGTTATCCATGCAATGAAGTGCTTGAAGGAGCTGAAGTACTCCGTTGTGCACGGTGGCTGCTATGCGGGCTTTGCAGAGTTCTTTGACCGGTACAGTTTGATCAAGGCTGTCTTGCGTCACAGGGCCACGTTGGAGGTGTTGGATCTGGAGTTTGATGATCATCTGTCTCAGTTTGTCGCTGCTGGTGGAAGTGAGGTGCGAGAGGATGCTGAGGATGAAAGTGTGCTGAAGGAGTTTGAGTCGCTGAGGAGCTTGAGTTTGGGAGTTAGTTGTCTGTGGTATCTCGCTACTCGGATGGGTGAGTTGGGTGATATCGTCTTGGTGGATCATTTGCCATTGCAACTGAAGTACCTCCGCATCAGAGGCTACGAGAAGGGACATACGAAAGCACTGGACAACATGTTGGTTGGTATGGAGAGCGCGAGAGACAAGCACCCTGCTCTGTGGACAGTCCAAGGTATCAACGAGTATATTCCTGTAGGAAAGTAA
- the DCW1_2 gene encoding glycoside hydrolase family 76 protein (CAZy:GH76;~COG:G;~EggNog:ENOG410PFRH;~InterPro:IPR014480,IPR008928,IPR005198;~PFAM:PF03663;~SECRETED:SignalP(1-18);~TransMembrane:1 (i428-450o);~go_function: GO:0008496 - mannan endo-1,6-alpha-mannosidase activity [Evidence IEA];~go_process: GO:0005975 - carbohydrate metabolic process [Evidence IEA];~go_process: GO:0016052 - carbohydrate catabolic process [Evidence IEA]): MLLRIWHILYTFIVVVQAIDYDVDDPDSIKAACHSIARQMLTHYTGNQPGDNPGNLPDPYYWWEAGAMFTALVEYWYLTSDDTWNNITTQGITWQAGPSGSFMPANQTRTEGNDDQSFWAFAAMSAAERNFPDPPPSSGSPGWLAMAQAVFNTQAARWDTSTCNGGLRWQIFTFNNGWTYKNTISNGCFFNLAARLAKYTGNSTYADWADTVWDWTGEVGFMTDTYRFWDGADVSSGCEDWNYIEWTYNTGVYLLGAAVMYNLTESPVWKARTEGILNASFVFFQDDVMYERACEPVNTCQVDQRSFKGYLARWMAATTQMAPFTYDLVMPKLRASAKAAAETCTGGELQATCGLKWTDRKWDGMDDVGIQMAALEVMQSTLISRVDPPVTQDTGGTSKGNPAGGEPGPAPAPVPEGLRLEITKADRAGAGMMTVMLSMIVIGSTGWMVYE, from the exons ATGTTACTGCGAATATGGCACATCCTGTATACCTTCATCGTAGTCGTGCAGGCCATTGACTACGATGTTGACGATCCAG ACTCCATCAAAGCAGCCTGTCACTCCATCGCCCGCCAAATGCTAACCCACTACACGGGCAACCAACCCGGCGACAACCCAGGCAACCTCCCGGACCCCTATTACTGGTGGGAAGCCGGCGCCATGTTCACAGCCCTCGTGGAATACTGGTACCTCACCTCCGACGACACATGGAACAACATAACAACGCAAGGAATAACCTGGCAAGCCGGGCCCAGCGGTTCCTTTATGCCCGCCAACCAAACCCGCACCGAAGGCAACGACGATCAATCCTTCTGGGCGTTCGCCGCCATGTCCGCCGCCGAGAGAAACTTCCCCGACCCTCCGCCCTCCTCAGGAAGTCCAGGGTGGTTAGCGATGGCGCAAGCCGTATTCAACACGCAAGCCGCACGCTGGGACACGAGCACCTGTAACGGCGGGCTACGGTGGCAGATATTCACGTTTAATAATGGGTGGACTTATAAGAATACGATTTCCAATGGGTGTTTCTTCAATCTTGCGGCTAGGTTGGCGAAATATACCGGGAATAGCACGTATGCGGACTGGGCGGATACAGTGTGGGATTGGACGGGCGAGGTAGGGTTCATGACGGATACGTATCGGTTTTGGGATGGCGCGGATGTGAGTAGTGGGTGTGAGGATTGGAATTATATTGAGTGGACGTATAATACGGGGGTTTATTTGTTAGGGGCTGCTGTGATGTATAACTTA ACTGAATCACCTGTCTGGAAAGCCAGGACAGAAGGGATCCTCAACGCCagctttgtcttcttccaggacGATGTAATGTACGAGCGGGCATGCGAGCCCGTTAACACATGCCAGGTCGATCAGCGCTCTTTCAAAGGGTACCTTGCGAGGTGGATGGCTGCGACGACGCAGATGGCACCGTTCACGTATGATCTGGTGATGCCGAAGCTGCGGGCCTCGGCCAAGGCCGCGGCGGAGACATGCACGGGAGGTGAGCTTCAGGCGACGTGCGGGCTGAAGTGGACGGATCGgaagtgggatgggatggatgatgtgggGATACAGATGGCGGCCCTGGAGGTGATGCAGTCGACGTTGATCAGTCGGGTTGATCCTCCTGTGACGCAGGATACAGGGGGCACGAGTAAAGGCAATCCAGCAGGAGGAGAGCCGGGACCCGCGCCGGCGCCAGTGCCAGAGGGTTTGAGGTTGGAGATCACGAAGGCAGATAGGGCGggggcggggatgatgacggtgatgCTTTCGATGATTGTTATTGGGTCCACCGGGTGGATGGTTTATGAGTGA
- a CDS encoding uncharacterized protein (COG:G;~EggNog:ENOG410PMBC;~InterPro:IPR020846,IPR011701,IPR036259;~PFAM:PF07690;~TransMembrane:12 (i54-71o91-112i124-144o150-171i183-202o214-234i254-272o284-304i316-337o343-360i367-385o391-412i);~go_function: GO:0022857 - transmembrane transporter activity [Evidence IEA];~go_process: GO:0055085 - transmembrane transport [Evidence IEA]), which translates to MTSTSTTTAVEWQQGPPIELESRAPKNAVAPVSDPTDEVMEASRLADAEVPEGGAGWIVIAGCAVITWWFIGTSYCWGVLQAALVKEGVSSASTLSFVGSLAPACISFLGILNARVIRKLGTRTSALLGIFLLGLGEILSGFAVHEVGGLFVTSGVVMGLGTSISFMVVSITPAQYFKAKRGIANGIVYAAGGLGGAAISFILDALLSRVGTAWTFRILGFITMGTGLPAAFLVKQRIPIPPSAFVEWRLFRDIRFLLLFAAGAIATFPLLVPPFFLPLYTDSLGLGSAAGAGVVAAFNFSSALGRLTCGFASDTIGGLNTLFVSLLLSALSMLIIWPVSTSIGPLVVFVIINGMANGGFFSTIPTVVGNVFGSARVSVAMGMIVTSWAGGYLLVSAVLSICLGIGMLIGIFRAPQLRATFWMPQVARTPGSKRTDRPFCMRVSWL; encoded by the exons ATGACTTCTACGTCAACCACCACTGCCGTCGAATGGCAGCAGGGTCCCCCGATCGAGCTTGAGTCGAGGGCTCCCAAAAATGCCGTCGCGCCAGTCTCAGACCCCACTGACGAGGTCATGGAAGCCTCACGTCTGGCCGATGCCGAAGTtcctgaaggaggagcagggtGGATAGTTATCGCAGGTTGTGCAGTAATCACCTGGTGGTTTATCGGGACGTCCTACTGCTGGGGTGTGCTACAGGCAGCGCTGGTCAAGGAAGGAGTGTCATCTGCATCTACTCTGTCTTTCGTGGGCTCATTAGCACCAGCGTGCATTTCGTTTCTGGGAATTCTCAATGCTCGCGTGATCCGCAAACTAGGTACCAGGACGTCGGCACTCCTGGGTATTTTCCTACTCGGGCTGGGAGAGATCCTTAGCGGATTCGCCGTCCACGAGGTTGGCGGACTCTTTGTTACATCCGGTGTGGTGATGGGACTCGGAACGAG TATCTCTTTCATGGTGGTTTCAATCACACCCGCACAATACTTCAAAGCAAAGCGCGGCATTGCCAACGGTATCGTATATGCAGCTGGTGGCCTGGGCGGTGCCGCCATCAGTTTCATCCTGGATGCACTGCTATCCCGCGTCGGCACTGCTTGGACGTTCCGTATTCTCGGATTCATTACGATGGGAACCGGTCTCCCTGCAGCTTTCCTAGTGAAGCAGCGAATCCCGATCCCCCCGTCTGCTTTCGTTGAGTG GCGTCTATTCCGTGATATccgcttcctgctcctcttcgCAGCCGGAGCCATCGCCACATTCCCGTTGCTCGTTCCGCCCTTCTTCCTGCCCCTGTACACCGACTCCCTAGGATTGGGCTCTGCCGCAGGTGCTGGTGTCGTAGCAGCGTTCAACTTCTCCTCCGCTTTAGGAAGACTGACCTGTGGATTTGCCAGCGATACCATCGGCGGACTCAACACGCTGTTTGTCTCGCTGTTACTCAGCGCCCTGAGTATGCTGATCATCTGGCCTGTCTCAACGTCCATTGGACCGTTGGTCGTGTTCGTGATCATCAACGGGATGGCGAATGGGGGGTTCTTCTCTACTATTCCTACGGTTGTGGGGAACGTGTTTGGGTCTGCTAGGGTGTCTGTTGCCATGGGTATGATTGTTACCAGTTGGGCCGGAGGGTATCTTTTGGTGAGTGCAGTGCTGTCGATATGTCTTGGCATCGGGATGCTAATTGGGATATTCAGGGCTCCCCAATTGCGGGCTACATTCTGGATGCCTCAGGTGGCGAGGACGCCGGGATCCAAGCGTACAGACCGGCCATTCTGTATGCGGGTTTCATGGCTTTAG
- a CDS encoding uncharacterized protein (COG:K;~EggNog:ENOG410PFTN;~InterPro:IPR008422,IPR036236,IPR001356,IPR009057, IPR017970,IPR013087;~PFAM:PF00046,PF05920;~go_function: GO:0000981 - DNA-binding transcription factor activity, RNA polymerase II-specific [Evidence IEA];~go_function: GO:0003677 - DNA binding [Evidence IEA];~go_process: GO:0006355 - regulation of transcription, DNA-templated [Evidence IEA]), giving the protein MEHAHQALPKLCDDILSLPPLYDEDPVLYPASVDPIFSLPSELPDSFSPLESQADATSVSPDSGPARPARPHQRLSGEAVRALRSWLNNHPENPYPTTQEKDELAQRTGLTRAQVSNWFINARRRKRSRGYMSARQSPSFLSPMERWRSSPPESEAAATDDILRALADSDIPALSDSSPYTVPQYAWSSNDSSGSFIQGDASISSCARSQSSSSEISVALSSHRPPQRPPTPLHRPQSRRHRRKHIRHANRLQWTRRPYQCTFCADTFATKYDWQRHEKALHLPVDQWRCSPAGGLIDNNGTPTCVFCQETNVDGDHLETVHNYSICLEKPPEQRIFTRKDNLRQHLKLTHRVDTFHGTMNTWRESRSHQILSRCGFCSATFQSWQERVDHVAEHFKHGADMKQWMGDWGFEPEVQRLVENAIPPYLIGREAQTPDPWRTSVVFPMPREEDEEEDEIPFRWDVPTALDRYFDVHRDLLEFIRKQMANGCRPSDQMIQDRARLFAYEGDDPWNQTYADDLVWLEAVKQEAGLF; this is encoded by the coding sequence ATGGAGCACGCTCACCAGGCGCTCCCTAAATTATGTGATGATATCTTATCCCTGCCACCGTTGTACGATGAAGACCCTGTTTTATACCCCGCTAGCGTAGATCCCATCTTCTCGCTACCGTCGGAGCTTCCTGACAGCTTCTCTCCGCTTGAATCCCAGGCAGATGCGACATCAGTATCTCCAGATAGCGGGCCTGCCCGTCCTGCCCGCCCTCATCAGCGTCTATCCGGGGAGGCCGTGAGAGCTCTCAGATCATGGCTAAACAACCACCCGGAGAACCCGTATCCCACGAcacaggagaaggatgagttGGCGCAACGCACCGGCCTGACTCGGGCGCAAGTCTCCAACTGGTTCATTAACGCTCGACGGCGTAAGCGCTCCAGAGGGTATATGTCTGCCCGTCAGAGCCCGTCATTTCTATCCCCCATGGAACGTTGGAGGAGCTCGCCACCAGAAAGTGAGGCCGCAGCCACGGACGACATTTTGCGAGCTCTCGCCGATAGCGATATCCCTGCCTTATCAGACAGCTCGCCATACACCGTTCCCCAGTACGCCTGGTCAAGCAACGACTCCAGTGGCTCCTTCATCCAGGGAGATGCTTCCATTAGCAGTTGTGCTCGCAGCCAGTCATCTAGCTCCGAGATATCAGTCGCCCTATCATCGCACAGGCCTCCCCAGCGCCCACCAACTCCACTTCATCGCCCACAatctcgtcgtcatcgtcggaaACACATCCGCCATGCAAATCGCCTCCAGTGGACTCGTCGGCCCTACCAGTGTACATTCTGTGCGGACACATTCGCAACGAAATACGACTGGCAGCGCCATGAAAAAGCCCTTCATCTTCCCGTCGACCAATGGCGCTGTTCTCCGGCAGGCGGGCTTATCGACAACAACGGCACACCCACGTGCGTCTTCTGCCAGGAAACCAATGTAGATGGTGATCATCTCGAAACAGTACACAACTACAGCATCTGTCTGGAGAAACCACCCGAGCAGCGCATCTTCACTCGGAAGGACAACCTCCGCCAGCACCTGAAACTAACCCACCGCGTCGATACCTTCCACGGAACAATGAACACCTGGCGAGAAAGTCGAAGCCACCAGATTCTCTCCCGCTGCGGGTTCTGCAGTGCAACATTCCAATCCTGGCAGGAGAGAGTCGACCATGTCGCAGAGCATTTCAAGCACGGGGCGGACATGAAGCAGTGGATGGGCGACTGGGGATTTGAGCCGGAAGTGCAGAGGCTCGTTGAGAATGCGATACCCCCGTATCTAATTGGGAGGGAGGCGCAGACGCCTGATCCGTGGAGGACGTCAGTTGTGTTCCCTAtgccgagggaggaggatgaagaggaggatgagatccCGTTTCGGTGGGATGTACCGACTGCTTTGGATAGGTATTTTGATGTCCATCGCGACTTGTTGGAGTTTATTCGCAAGCAAATGGCCAACGGATGCAGACCGTCGGATCAAATGATTCAGGATCGGGCGAGGCTGTTCGCGTATGAGGGTGACGATCCGTGGAATCAGACGTACGCCGACGATTTAGTTTGGTTGGAGGCGGTCAAGCAGGAGGCTGGGCTGTTTTAG
- a CDS encoding uncharacterized protein (COG:S;~EggNog:ENOG410PJV4;~InterPro:IPR000073,IPR029058,IPR013595;~MEROPS:MER0000441;~PFAM:PF08386;~TransMembrane:1 (o358-378i)), translating into MQAIGTACTDTAKGSAGIGPYMNTWSTAHDLRHLAQLLQPDSNQNARLQYWGYSYGTLLGITYASLFPDQVHRMLLDGVVDALGWYSGHLSTSFRDADLVVDSFFRYCHRAGYPRCAFADASANAMSTDEGETETISYLQKRLTDILADIKASPLWTSQPSPEIITYSDVKTLLKTALYAPNDLFPILAMILSDLEQRNASSMAAWKATLREETQPAHCLDSACQSSAPCREACRYGSRIEVTEGIACLDLSQKLFNITQEEYSELYLQPVMESSYWIGDTFADFYMQCASWKGQGPGSFEGPIGAQNMSTPILFVSNTLDPVTPLADAHAMSALFKRSVVLEQHAEGVCSSRFPSCILFGLLTFAAALLLCFPFGVYGASYQDVLSHGGVAARGDAL; encoded by the exons ATGCAGGCTATCGGTACCGCATGTACAGATACCGCGAAGGGTAGTGCTGGTATTGGTCCCTACATGAATACCTGGAGCACAGCACATGACCTGCGCCATCTTGCCCAGTTACTGCAGCCCGATTCGAACCAAAATGCAAGGCTACAATACTGGGGCTACTCGTATGGAACTCTTCTAGGGATTACCTACGCCAGCCTCTTCCCAGACCAAGTTCATCGGATGTTATTGGACGGAGTGGTAGACGCACTAGGCTGGTATTCAGGACATCTCTCTACTTCCTTCCGCGATGCAGATCTCGTAGTAGACAGTTTCTTTCGCTATTGCCATCGAGCCGGATATCCCCGATGTGCATTTGCTGATGCGTCTGCTAATGCAATGTCTACTGATGAAGGCGAAACAGAAACGATAAGCTATCTTCAGAAGCGCCTTACTGACATCCTAGCAGACATAAAAGCCAGTCCGCTCTGGACTAGTCAACCCAGTCCTGAGATTATCACATACTCCGATGTCAAAACTTTGCTCAAAACTGCCTTATATGCCCCGAATGATCTATTTCCTATTCTTGCTATGATCCTATCAGACCTTGAACAGCGAAACGCAAGCAGCATGGCAGCATGGAAAGCTACTCTACGGGAGGAAACACAGCCCGCTCACTGCCTCGATTCTGCATGCCAATCTTCTGCTCCATGCCGTGAAGCCTGCCGCTATGGCTCTCGAATTGAAGTCACAGAGGGTATTGCGTGTCTGGATCTGAGTCAGAAATTATTCAATATCACGCAAGAGGAATATTCAGAACTATACCTCCAGCCAGTGATGGAGAGCAGCTACTGGATTGGAGATACATTTGCAGATTTCTATATGCAATGTGCTAGTTGGAAGGGTCAGGGTCCGGGGTCTTTCGAAG GGCCTATCGGTGCTCAAAATATGTCTACGCCTATTCTTTTTGTCAGCAATACTCTGGATCCAGTAACTCCACTTGCTGA CGCCCATGCTATGTCCGCCTTGTTCAAACGGTCCGTGGTGCTGGAGCAGCACGCTGAAGGTGTATGTTCATCCCGATTTCCCTCATGTATCCTCTTTGGTTTATTGACATTCGCTGCGGCATTGCTCTTATGCTTCCCGTTCGGTGTGTACGGAGCATCATATCAGGACGTACTTTCGCACGGGGGAGTTGCCGCCAGAGGGGACGCGTTGTGA
- a CDS encoding sodium:solute symporter family protein (COG:P;~EggNog:ENOG410PHHN;~InterPro:IPR001734,IPR038377,IPR031155;~PFAM:PF00474;~TransMembrane:15 (o20-44i65-88o100-120i141-169o175-194i201-220o263-286i298-325o364-390i411-431o437-459i466-485o505-525i575-593o613-634i);~go_component: GO:0016020 - membrane [Evidence IEA];~go_component: GO:0016021 - integral component of membrane [Evidence IEA];~go_function: GO:0015204 - urea transmembrane transporter activity [Evidence IEA];~go_function: GO:0022857 - transmembrane transporter activity [Evidence IEA];~go_process: GO:0055085 - transmembrane transport [Evidence IEA];~go_process: GO:0071918 - urea transmembrane transport [Evidence IEA]) produces MSEIQARAAGASVQPPLSQAVGYVIVVVLGLIIAGVMMVITRILKETTGEDNKKTEMFMTANRTVRTGLTASAVISSWLWTTAMLGASFVGYDYGVAGPFWFAAGCSPMIVFFALIGISCKRKIPDAHTSLEVVRIRYGRIAHGVFMTLCLINNIFACANMLLGAAAVISAITGMHIIAATFLLPVGVTVYTFVGGIKATFLTDYFHTAIILIIACYLSIKAFKFEEVGSVGKLYELVQAAAQRHPVSGNQDGTYLTMTSKGAILFGILHICSNFGLVIMDTSYFIKAFSAAPSSVVPGYTIGGIAYFAIPWALGTIMSSLALGLENTSSFPTYPRRMTSTEVSNGLVLPYAAMTIAGKGGAAAVLLITFMAVTSTLSAQVIAVSSILSFDVYREYINKEASDRDIIRASHFGVIFFAAFSAGFSTMLHYVGIDLGWTLYMLGVVTCPGIFPMAFTILWRRQSRAAAILSPILGMATGIGVWLGTAQHFYGAVSVSSTGQILPCVYGTVASAFSPIVYSVVITLVKPQRYDWAEFRKEKLGLERLDSDSDITVNGQGSEAQHTQSSFNPQELKRWGRIAAFWSIATFLGHWVLWPLPMYGSKYVFGKRFFTAWVVVGIIWLWITMLVAIFYPLIDGGVQQMMQISRGLRERKNAVTSSSVPSVTNDTPEVYRVNEKS; encoded by the exons ATGTCAGAAATTCAAGCTCGTGCAGCAGGGGCATCTGTGCAGCCGCCACTGTCCCAGGCTGTTGGATATGTTATTGTCGTGGTGCTAgggctcatcatcgccggtg TGATGATGGTCATCACCAGAATACTCAAAGAAACAACAGGCGAAGACAACAAGAAGACTGAGAT GTTCATGACTGCCAATCGCACCGTTCGAACCGGCTTAACAGCGTCCGCAGTAATATCG TCCTGGTTATGGACTACAGCAATGCTAGGAGCATCGTTTGTGGGGTACGATTATGGTGTGGCTGGTCCTTTCTGGTTCGCCGCAGGCTGCAGTCCAATGATTGTGTTTTTCGCCTTGATCGGGATATCCTGCAAGAGGAAGATTCCGGATGCACACACATCGCTCGAAGTGGTCCGGATCCGATATG GTCGCATTGCACATGGGGTTTTCATGACCCTGTGCTTGATTAACAACATCTTTGCCTGCGCTAACATGCTTttgggtgctgctgccgttATATCAGCCAT AACTGGGATGCACATCATTGCCGCGACGTTCCTGTTGCCTGTTGGCGTTACTGTGTACACCTTCGTAGGTGGCATCAAAGCAAC ATTCCTCACGGACTACTTTCACACCGCAATAATCCTCATTATTGCATGCTATCTCTCTATCAAAGCGTTTAAATTTGAAGAGGTCGGCTCGGTCGGCAAGTTATATGAGCTCGTGCAAGCTGCTGCGCAGCGCCATCCTGTGTCTGGAAATCAAGATGGAACATACCTGACCATGACTTCGAAGGGT GCTATCCTGTTCGGGATTCTCCATATTTGCTCCAATTTCGGCTTAGTGATT ATGGATACTAGCTATTTCATCAAAGCATTCTCCGCCGCTCCCTCCTCCGTAGTACCAGGCTACACCATCGGTGGGATTGCTTACTTTGCTATCCCGTGGGCCCTAGGAACCATTATGAGTTCTCTTGCCCTAGGCCTTGAGAATACGTCTTCCTTTCCGACGTATCCCCGC CGCATGACCTCCACGGAAGTCAGTAATGGCCTTGTCCTTCCATACGCAGCCATGACTATTGCTGGGAAAGGCGGGGCGGCGGCAGTCCTTCTTATCACCTTTATGGCAGTAACTTCGACCCTCTCTGCGCAAGTCATCGCCGTCAGCTCTATCCTAAGCTTTGATGTATACCGAGAATATATCAACAAGGAAGCATCAGACAGAGACATTATACGTGCCAGTCACTTTGGTGTGATTTTCTTCGCTGCCTTTTCTGCCGGATTCAGCACTATGCTCCATTACGTCGGTATTGATCTTGGCTGGACACTATATATGCTCG GTGTGGTAACATGTCCTGGGATCTTTCCTATGGCATTCACGATCCTTTGGCGCCGACAGAGCAGAGCAGCCGCAATTCTGTCCCCAATTCTGGGAATGGCGACCGGCATCGGGGTGTGGCTTGGCACAGCGCAGCACTTTTATGGTGCAGTATCTGTCAGTTCAACAGGACAGATTCTACCTTGCGTCTACGGAACTGTAGCATCTGCTTTCTCGCCAATAGTTTACTCTGTCGTGATCACTCTAGTCAAACCACAAAGGTATGACTGGGCGGAGTTCCGCAAAGAGAAGCTGGGACTCGAGCGACTGGATAGTGATAGCGATATCACGGTGAATGGTCAAGGTAGTGAAGCACAGCACACTCAGTCCTCGTTTAATCCCCAGGAGTTGAAGAGATGGGGTCGTATTGCTGCATTTTGGTCGATTGCAACTTTCTTGGGCCATTGGGTGTTGTGGCCACTGCCGATGTACGGATCGAAATATGTTTTTGGGAAGAGG TTCTTCACTGCTTGGGTCGTTGTAGGAATTATCTGGTTGTGGATCACAATGCTCGTGGCGATATTTTATCCCCTTATTGATGGGGGAGTGCAGCAGATGATGCAAATATCTCGAGGGCTGCGTGAAAGGAAGAATGCAGTCACGTCCTCATCAGTGCCATCAGTGACCAATGATACTCCCGAGGTGTACAGAGTGAATGAGAAGTCTTGA